A genomic stretch from Telmatocola sphagniphila includes:
- a CDS encoding PPC domain-containing protein, which produces MSQVLCNNPNVEVKILGGVKKIANQPGGDTEIQVELNFKQKIAEKNLELRLVSKESTSEPLILIIDLPGQITREMEPNDGFSTAQKIQAPTVIEGTIGKPQDVDVYCLELKQGDNLELSVWASRLKTITDPILSLYDSEKNLLKLVDDMSGSRDPELKYVIAKDGKYYFSITEANDQGGPVFSYRVDVKVQPAAKK; this is translated from the coding sequence GTGTCTCAGGTACTCTGCAATAACCCCAATGTGGAGGTTAAGATTCTCGGTGGTGTCAAAAAGATCGCCAATCAACCTGGAGGTGATACAGAAATTCAAGTCGAGCTGAACTTCAAGCAGAAGATCGCAGAGAAAAATTTGGAATTAAGGCTCGTCAGTAAAGAAAGCACCTCGGAACCTCTCATCCTCATCATTGATCTTCCCGGTCAGATCACTCGGGAAATGGAGCCCAATGACGGCTTTTCCACCGCTCAGAAAATCCAAGCTCCTACAGTCATTGAGGGGACCATTGGCAAACCTCAGGATGTGGATGTTTACTGCCTGGAACTCAAGCAAGGAGATAACCTGGAACTGAGCGTCTGGGCGTCCCGATTGAAAACCATCACGGACCCGATCCTGAGCCTCTACGACAGCGAGAAGAACCTGCTTAAACTGGTCGATGACATGTCTGGCAGTCGCGATCCAGAACTGAAATATGTCATTGCCAAGGATGGGAAATATTACTTTTCGATCACGGAAGCGAATGATCAGGGCGGGCCCGTTTTTTCTTACCGCGTGGATGTGAAAGTTCAGCCGGCTGCCAAAAAGTGA
- a CDS encoding DUF1501 domain-containing protein has product MLHIQHNRRQFLRVGALAPLSFGLTDFLKLQSVASDKSAKAKSVILIYLGGGLSHHDSFDLKPEAPEEIRGKYKPIATSVKGLQIAESLPKTAQIMNKVTLIRSASHNNDHHETATNWALSGRFGSPFGDYPAIGAVVAKESGFTKTLPPYVSIPRNPSFTWELGKSAFLGGRYESFRAGDPNEKNYKVRDVSPSEEVGIKKQERRAKLLETVDNLARTVQGNDQIATYDEFRKRASDMILSSEARKSFAIEQESEKTRDRFGRTTFGQSCLLARRLIEGGVKFITINFGGWDHHAKIFEGLDKKLPEFDSSYSALIEDLDSRGLLKDTLVACFGEFGRSPKINKDTGRDHWGQAASILFAGAGVGRGQVIGATDKQGGYPITQPIPPADVCYTILSSLGIDPRKIIHTPDGRPIEILDQGEMIKGLFA; this is encoded by the coding sequence ATGCTTCATATCCAGCACAATCGTCGGCAATTCCTTCGGGTGGGTGCCCTCGCTCCGCTGTCGTTCGGCCTGACCGACTTCCTAAAACTCCAGTCCGTCGCCAGCGATAAGTCAGCTAAAGCTAAATCGGTGATTCTCATCTATCTCGGCGGCGGTCTTTCACACCACGATTCGTTCGATTTGAAACCGGAAGCTCCTGAAGAAATTCGAGGTAAGTACAAGCCGATTGCGACATCAGTAAAAGGTTTGCAAATTGCAGAGTCACTACCTAAAACCGCCCAGATCATGAATAAGGTGACGTTGATTCGTTCCGCCTCCCATAACAACGATCATCACGAAACGGCGACCAACTGGGCACTCTCGGGTCGTTTCGGCTCCCCCTTCGGCGATTACCCGGCCATCGGAGCTGTGGTGGCCAAAGAATCCGGATTTACCAAGACTTTGCCTCCTTACGTCTCGATTCCCCGAAATCCCTCTTTCACCTGGGAGTTGGGGAAGAGTGCTTTTCTCGGTGGGCGCTACGAGTCCTTTCGAGCGGGCGATCCGAATGAGAAGAACTACAAGGTACGCGATGTCAGCCCTTCCGAGGAAGTCGGGATCAAAAAGCAGGAGCGCCGAGCCAAGTTACTGGAAACCGTCGATAATCTAGCCAGAACTGTCCAGGGAAACGACCAGATCGCGACGTACGACGAATTTCGCAAGCGCGCCTCCGATATGATTCTTTCCAGCGAAGCTCGTAAATCCTTCGCGATCGAACAGGAATCGGAGAAAACGCGAGATCGCTTCGGTCGAACGACTTTTGGACAAAGCTGCTTGCTGGCACGACGGCTCATCGAAGGGGGAGTCAAATTTATCACCATTAATTTTGGCGGCTGGGATCATCACGCCAAGATTTTTGAAGGACTCGATAAAAAACTGCCCGAATTCGACAGCAGTTATTCGGCCTTGATTGAAGATCTGGATAGTCGAGGTTTACTCAAAGACACACTAGTCGCGTGCTTTGGAGAATTCGGCCGCTCGCCAAAGATCAACAAAGATACGGGACGGGATCACTGGGGGCAGGCTGCCTCCATTCTGTTTGCGGGTGCCGGCGTGGGTCGCGGTCAGGTCATTGGGGCTACGGACAAGCAGGGGGGGTACCCCATTACTCAGCCCATCCCACCGGCAGATGTCTGCTACACAATACTCTCTTCCCTGGGTATCGATCCGAGAAAGATCATCCACACTCCGGATGGCCGTCCGATCGAGATTCTGGATCAGGGGGAAATGATCAAGGGACTCTTCGCCTAA
- a CDS encoding DUF1549 and DUF1553 domain-containing protein, giving the protein MQRWWAPAYTLGLFVLLLLPLPARSEESPSFQNEIIPLLTRQGCNQGSCHGKSAGQNGFRLSLRGYAPDQDFQSITREFEGRRIDRSSPERSLLLKKSIGDGSHAGGKLFETGSREYQTLLNWIRAGTPGPIKTEPRLTRLEISPSEKISRSGETYPIQVFACWDNGQKSEVTWLTQFQSNDASQVTVEPKGLVHVLRSGATAIRASFLTEVAVSLVTVPSGHTVPREKLTLRNNQIDDAIFKKLDQLGIEPAHLTTDAEFLRRVSLDLTGTLPTPERAKQFLQNNSADKRSRLIEELLNSPEFVDFWTLQLDDLLQNRKERDHDVRGNKGVRAFHGWIHEQVARNRPWNELVREVISSSGSSEDHPEVGYYIVTVGENRHADRSEVVASVAQAFLGTRIGCAQCHNHPLERYTQDDYYHFAAYFSRIKIERKDSKEGPSLLKISHPDENENKKPVGVNQPRTGQFLKPQTLDRKSSEIATGEDPRRKMAAWIVDPRNEAFAGAMVNRLWKHFFAVGLVEPVDDIRATNPPSNPELWNFLVQQFIQNGYDLRKLMRIIVNSRSYQVSATTCKENETDQRFYSHYYARRLPAEVLADAIAQVTLVPDNYNGYPQGIRAIQIPDAITNNAFLGMFGKSERVTACACERNGDVTLPQLLHLQNGEEILRKFKADSGRLKQRLKTGASSEDNIRELFLSSLTRFPTEKEVQTVQKMLNEGDSLEAVYSDLLWALLNSKDFAFNH; this is encoded by the coding sequence ATGCAACGCTGGTGGGCACCCGCCTATACGTTGGGACTCTTTGTTCTACTGCTTTTGCCGCTGCCCGCTCGTTCGGAGGAGTCTCCTTCTTTTCAAAACGAGATCATTCCTTTACTGACTCGACAAGGCTGCAATCAGGGCAGTTGCCATGGTAAAAGTGCGGGGCAGAACGGCTTTCGTCTCTCACTGCGAGGCTATGCTCCCGATCAGGATTTTCAGTCGATTACCCGGGAATTCGAAGGGCGACGAATTGATCGTTCCTCTCCCGAGCGAAGCTTACTTCTGAAGAAATCGATTGGCGACGGATCTCATGCGGGCGGAAAGCTCTTCGAAACCGGCTCACGGGAATATCAAACCCTTTTGAATTGGATTCGAGCGGGCACTCCGGGACCGATTAAGACGGAACCAAGGCTCACCCGGTTGGAAATCAGCCCGTCTGAAAAAATCTCTCGTTCTGGAGAGACCTATCCGATTCAGGTTTTTGCCTGTTGGGATAATGGCCAGAAATCGGAAGTTACCTGGCTAACGCAATTTCAATCGAACGACGCCAGCCAAGTCACGGTTGAACCCAAAGGTCTGGTTCATGTCCTTCGATCGGGTGCTACGGCCATTCGGGCGTCGTTTTTGACGGAAGTCGCGGTCTCATTGGTTACTGTACCCAGCGGCCATACCGTCCCTCGGGAAAAACTGACATTACGTAACAATCAAATTGATGATGCGATTTTCAAAAAGCTGGATCAGTTGGGGATAGAACCTGCCCATTTAACAACGGATGCCGAATTTTTGCGTCGAGTGAGCCTCGATCTGACCGGCACACTCCCAACACCGGAAAGAGCCAAACAATTTCTTCAAAACAATTCGGCGGACAAGCGTTCTCGGCTCATTGAAGAATTGCTCAATTCTCCCGAGTTTGTCGATTTCTGGACACTACAACTTGATGACCTTCTCCAGAACCGCAAAGAACGCGACCACGACGTTCGCGGTAATAAAGGCGTTCGGGCTTTTCACGGCTGGATACACGAACAGGTCGCCAGGAATCGCCCCTGGAACGAATTGGTTCGGGAAGTGATTTCCTCGAGTGGTTCTTCCGAGGACCATCCCGAAGTCGGTTATTACATAGTGACGGTCGGTGAGAATCGCCATGCGGATCGCTCCGAGGTAGTGGCTTCCGTAGCTCAAGCGTTTCTGGGCACCCGGATCGGTTGTGCTCAATGCCACAATCATCCCTTGGAGCGATACACTCAGGACGATTATTATCATTTCGCGGCATATTTCTCTCGCATCAAAATCGAACGCAAAGATTCCAAGGAAGGGCCGAGCCTACTCAAAATTTCCCATCCCGATGAAAACGAGAACAAAAAACCGGTCGGCGTGAATCAACCCAGAACCGGCCAGTTTCTGAAGCCACAAACCTTGGATCGAAAGAGTTCTGAAATAGCGACCGGCGAGGATCCTCGAAGAAAAATGGCCGCTTGGATTGTGGATCCCAGGAACGAAGCCTTTGCGGGGGCAATGGTGAATCGGCTATGGAAGCATTTCTTCGCGGTTGGTTTGGTCGAACCAGTGGATGATATCCGGGCCACAAACCCTCCCAGTAATCCTGAACTCTGGAATTTTCTAGTCCAGCAATTCATCCAGAACGGCTACGATCTCCGAAAATTGATGAGAATTATAGTCAACAGCCGAAGCTATCAAGTTTCTGCAACCACCTGCAAGGAAAATGAAACCGATCAGCGTTTTTATTCGCATTATTACGCGCGTCGGCTTCCGGCGGAAGTCCTGGCCGATGCCATAGCGCAGGTAACGCTCGTTCCAGACAATTACAACGGCTACCCGCAGGGCATTCGAGCGATTCAAATTCCCGACGCGATTACGAACAATGCTTTCCTGGGGATGTTTGGGAAATCGGAGCGAGTGACGGCCTGCGCCTGCGAGCGAAACGGCGATGTCACACTTCCCCAACTTTTGCATTTGCAAAATGGTGAAGAGATCCTTCGAAAATTTAAAGCGGATTCTGGACGATTGAAGCAACGACTGAAAACCGGCGCTTCAAGCGAGGATAATATTCGGGAGTTATTTCTGAGCAGTTTGACTCGCTTTCCCACGGAAAAAGAAGTGCAAACGGTTCAGAAAATGTTGAACGAGGGAGACTCTCTGGAAGCGGTTTATTCCGATCTTCTCTGGGCGTTATTGAATTCCAAAGACTTTGCTTTCAACCATTAA
- a CDS encoding redoxin domain-containing protein, producing the protein MSKIVVFLIVFFGSVHGGFGAELLPEKVTFSEHIAPLVFENCTSCHRPGQVAPFSLLNYSDTRKHGKTMLRVVKDHYMPPWQPDRGEYAFRNERRLSEDKIALFEKWVETGMAEGDPKKVPELPKFAVGWQLGKPDLIVKMSRPFQVPSEGPDIYQNFVIPLPIQEDKWVTAVEFRASAPEVVHHILYFLDNSGRARAKEKTTGQPGFQGMGFRPTGSLGGWAVGATPIRLPEGIAYPLKKGSDLVLQTHFHLAGKAVNEELTVGLFFANKPPERTLVNLALPPAFGIFSKVQIPPGQTLKVTDSYKLPVDVDVFGAGSHAHYLGKTMKTTAKLPDGEVKTLFSIHDWDFNWQGQYIYKDFIRLPKGTEIRGEVTWDNTAENPRNPSSPPIAVEWGEGSKDEMGQVNLLMVPAEEANKDTLRNGVRNHVLQTGLRSRFRGDVIHWEKLGIDPPAFWKDASPGPGQKKNSDPKSQAFFDLDGKEHKPLQVDKGKANVLIFTTTDCPIANSYIPEINKMAQEFDNSSIKFFAIQVDPELSVEDAKKHQKAYELKIPVIRDTEHRLVKATTVTHTPEVAVVIPDGTIVYKGRIDDRYPSIGKKRSAPNQRDLYAVLSSIAKGDKPTATTTPAVGCFIPELPGNK; encoded by the coding sequence ATGTCCAAGATAGTTGTCTTTCTGATCGTGTTTTTCGGTTCGGTTCACGGCGGCTTTGGCGCTGAGCTCTTACCGGAGAAGGTCACTTTCTCTGAACACATTGCACCACTAGTTTTTGAAAATTGCACTTCCTGTCATCGGCCGGGACAAGTCGCTCCGTTTTCGCTGTTAAATTACAGCGATACTCGTAAACATGGCAAAACCATGCTGCGAGTGGTTAAGGATCACTATATGCCACCATGGCAGCCCGACCGGGGCGAATATGCCTTCCGAAACGAAAGGCGACTTTCGGAAGACAAGATTGCCCTCTTTGAAAAGTGGGTGGAAACCGGCATGGCTGAGGGAGACCCCAAGAAAGTGCCCGAACTTCCCAAATTCGCAGTGGGCTGGCAGCTGGGTAAACCGGATTTAATAGTGAAGATGAGCCGTCCGTTTCAGGTTCCTTCGGAAGGACCTGATATCTATCAAAATTTCGTGATCCCCTTACCAATCCAAGAAGATAAATGGGTCACGGCGGTGGAATTCCGTGCCTCGGCTCCTGAGGTCGTTCATCACATTCTCTATTTCCTCGATAATTCCGGACGGGCTCGTGCGAAAGAGAAAACTACCGGGCAGCCGGGCTTTCAGGGAATGGGTTTTCGTCCCACGGGAAGTCTGGGTGGTTGGGCCGTGGGGGCCACACCCATTCGGCTTCCCGAAGGAATTGCCTATCCGCTGAAAAAAGGATCCGATCTGGTATTGCAGACACATTTTCACCTGGCCGGGAAAGCGGTGAATGAAGAGCTGACCGTCGGTCTTTTCTTCGCGAATAAACCTCCGGAACGAACGCTCGTGAACCTGGCTTTACCGCCCGCGTTCGGCATCTTTTCCAAGGTACAAATTCCTCCTGGCCAAACTTTGAAAGTAACCGATTCTTATAAATTGCCAGTGGATGTGGATGTTTTTGGCGCGGGTTCGCACGCTCACTATCTCGGCAAAACGATGAAAACCACTGCCAAGTTACCCGACGGCGAGGTAAAAACGCTCTTCTCGATCCACGATTGGGATTTCAACTGGCAGGGTCAATACATCTACAAGGATTTCATTCGGTTACCCAAGGGCACCGAAATTCGTGGGGAAGTCACCTGGGACAACACAGCGGAGAATCCACGAAATCCTTCCAGCCCGCCGATCGCTGTGGAATGGGGAGAAGGTTCGAAGGACGAAATGGGTCAGGTCAATCTGCTGATGGTGCCCGCCGAGGAAGCGAATAAGGATACTTTGCGAAATGGAGTTCGCAACCATGTCCTCCAGACCGGTTTGCGCTCCCGATTTCGCGGCGATGTGATCCATTGGGAGAAGTTGGGGATCGACCCACCGGCGTTCTGGAAAGACGCTTCACCTGGGCCGGGGCAGAAAAAAAACTCCGATCCGAAAAGCCAAGCATTCTTCGATCTGGATGGCAAGGAGCACAAACCTTTGCAAGTGGACAAAGGCAAAGCGAATGTGCTGATCTTTACGACGACGGATTGCCCGATCGCGAATAGCTACATCCCGGAAATCAACAAGATGGCTCAGGAATTTGACAATTCCAGCATCAAATTCTTTGCCATCCAAGTCGATCCGGAACTATCGGTAGAGGATGCGAAAAAGCATCAAAAGGCTTACGAGCTGAAAATTCCGGTGATCCGGGATACCGAGCACCGACTCGTCAAAGCTACTACTGTTACACATACACCCGAGGTAGCAGTGGTGATCCCGGATGGTACGATTGTTTACAAGGGACGAATCGATGATCGCTATCCCTCTATTGGCAAAAAACGATCTGCTCCCAATCAGCGAGATCTTTACGCCGTGCTGAGTTCGATAGCGAAAGGCGACAAGCCAACTGCGACTACGACGCCCGCCGTTGGTTGCTTCATCCCAGAATTGCCCGGTAATAAGTAG
- a CDS encoding RNA polymerase sigma factor, which yields MLSDADKRRFETWVRNVSPRAIVYARSLLQDQNQAEDVVQECLYRLLRRSEHYDLENDGMKLLFTSISNLCINQTTRKKYLLSLDGIKSGDDQPVALADRTALPPEVIVQYQETQTRIRDALLQLHPMQRAAVELRALGMSKEEIASTLEISATNAGVLVYRARKALLERLPDLFAKDSNESL from the coding sequence ATGCTGAGCGATGCGGATAAACGTCGCTTTGAGACCTGGGTAAGAAATGTAAGCCCTCGCGCCATAGTGTACGCTCGTTCTTTGCTGCAGGATCAGAATCAGGCGGAGGATGTCGTTCAAGAGTGCCTCTATCGGCTTCTTCGCCGATCTGAGCATTATGATCTTGAGAACGACGGGATGAAACTCCTCTTCACTTCCATTTCTAACCTGTGCATCAATCAAACTACCCGAAAAAAGTACTTGCTGAGTCTGGATGGAATCAAATCGGGCGATGACCAACCCGTGGCACTTGCCGATCGCACTGCCCTACCGCCCGAGGTAATCGTTCAGTATCAGGAGACGCAAACTCGCATCCGGGATGCACTTCTGCAACTGCATCCGATGCAGAGGGCCGCCGTGGAGTTAAGGGCTTTGGGAATGTCTAAAGAGGAGATTGCTTCGACGCTGGAAATATCGGCGACTAACGCCGGGGTTCTGGTTTATCGGGCCAGAAAGGCCCTGTTGGAACGCCTGCCGGACCTTTTTGCGAAAGACTCCAACGAAAGCTTGTAA
- a CDS encoding RNA polymerase sigma factor — protein sequence MSQSNFLSTHWSMVLRAGAKDQSGNEEALSFLCERYWYPLYVFVRRKGVPTEQAEDATQSFFTRLIQKQILEHALPSRGRFRSFLMTSMQNFLSNEWDKARTEKRGGGRKLFSFDVNEGESKLGLEPSHQLTPEKIFDRAWAIQLLELVVRRLKKEQLTRKKGAEFEILSPFLAGRFAAESYEQAAQQLGISSEATRQAASRLRKRYRELLREEVAQTVSAKEDIEDEILKLFEALSA from the coding sequence ATGTCGCAGAGCAATTTTTTATCGACGCACTGGAGCATGGTTCTGCGTGCCGGTGCCAAAGATCAATCGGGGAACGAAGAAGCTCTCTCTTTCCTCTGCGAACGGTATTGGTACCCTCTTTATGTCTTCGTACGCCGTAAAGGTGTGCCGACCGAACAGGCAGAGGATGCCACCCAAAGTTTTTTTACCCGATTGATTCAGAAACAGATTCTGGAACATGCCCTGCCCTCACGCGGCCGTTTTCGATCCTTTCTTATGACGTCGATGCAAAATTTTTTAAGCAACGAATGGGATAAGGCTCGCACCGAAAAACGAGGCGGTGGAAGAAAACTGTTTTCCTTTGATGTCAATGAGGGTGAGTCCAAGCTCGGATTGGAGCCTTCCCATCAATTGACGCCGGAGAAAATTTTTGACCGGGCTTGGGCGATTCAACTTCTCGAACTGGTGGTTCGACGACTAAAAAAAGAGCAACTTACCAGGAAGAAGGGAGCGGAATTCGAGATCCTAAGCCCTTTCTTAGCCGGCCGATTTGCCGCCGAATCGTACGAGCAGGCAGCCCAGCAGTTAGGCATATCCAGCGAAGCCACACGTCAGGCGGCCTCTCGACTCCGAAAACGGTATCGGGAATTGCTGAGAGAAGAAGTAGCGCAAACCGTTTCAGCCAAAGAAGATATCGAGGACGAGATATTGAAACTTTTTGAAGCGCTTTCCGCATGA
- a CDS encoding serine/threonine-protein kinase: MSEQKICPQCGSEIPADAPNGICPKCLLGMAMQPSQTASLNATASVAASSKTTFVPPTAEELKDVIPQIEMLELLATGGMGAVYKGRQKSLDRLVAVKVLPPDLAQGSNFAERFTREARALGRLNHPNIVSVHESGQINGLYYFVMEYVEGTNLRQLLKDKSLTPKQVLAIVPTICEALQFAHDEGIVHRDIKPENILIDKKGRVKIADFGLAKLLGSDHIEENLTATYQIMGTIKYMSPEQMEGAKDIDHRADIYSLGVVFYELLTGELPLGRFPVPSKKVQIDVRLDEIVLRALEKEPSQRYQQAGDVKTEVESVVNTPGAETSKPKPESPPPSPKARNFWRGSRPRNAILRLAQDLDEIEDPYFRWVWFPLAGLSLFMLLATLCISALHPHGSNVELYFMLFLNIGFVFLGLNLLRFVRRKFLMIADPASISLWNPEQIESALKSSSEWLKYTAFASFLSGLMLACFLEHPQFYVLALVLSNGPLLLAARALSRSRSPGILPPLIAMLPLTPAIGLGLPLGIQLLRMLSRPEVKAFFEAKRAPQNSAGGNP, encoded by the coding sequence ATGAGCGAACAGAAAATATGCCCGCAATGTGGCTCTGAAATACCCGCCGATGCTCCCAACGGTATTTGCCCCAAGTGTCTGCTTGGAATGGCAATGCAGCCTTCCCAAACCGCTTCCCTCAATGCGACTGCATCCGTAGCTGCATCGTCAAAAACTACCTTTGTGCCTCCGACGGCAGAAGAACTGAAAGACGTTATTCCGCAGATAGAAATGTTGGAGCTATTGGCGACGGGAGGAATGGGCGCGGTTTACAAGGGGCGTCAGAAATCGCTCGATCGACTGGTAGCGGTCAAAGTCCTACCGCCCGACCTGGCCCAGGGTTCGAACTTTGCCGAACGATTCACTCGAGAAGCCCGAGCCCTTGGAAGGTTAAACCACCCCAACATCGTCTCGGTACATGAATCGGGACAGATTAATGGCCTTTACTACTTTGTGATGGAGTACGTGGAAGGTACAAATCTGCGGCAGTTGCTCAAAGATAAATCATTGACCCCTAAACAAGTCCTAGCCATCGTTCCCACGATCTGCGAGGCGCTTCAATTTGCCCACGATGAGGGTATCGTACACCGCGATATTAAGCCGGAAAATATTCTGATCGACAAAAAGGGACGCGTGAAGATCGCCGATTTCGGCTTAGCAAAGCTGCTCGGCAGCGATCACATCGAAGAGAACCTGACGGCGACTTATCAGATCATGGGGACGATCAAATATATGTCTCCCGAGCAGATGGAAGGAGCCAAAGATATCGATCATCGGGCGGATATCTATTCTCTGGGCGTCGTGTTCTACGAATTACTCACGGGAGAATTGCCGTTGGGCCGGTTTCCGGTACCCTCCAAAAAAGTTCAAATTGATGTGCGCTTGGACGAAATCGTTTTGCGGGCCCTCGAAAAAGAGCCTTCTCAGCGTTATCAGCAGGCCGGCGACGTGAAGACGGAGGTCGAATCGGTTGTTAATACTCCTGGTGCGGAAACGAGCAAACCGAAACCCGAATCACCTCCTCCATCCCCGAAAGCGAGAAATTTCTGGCGAGGTTCTCGCCCGAGAAACGCTATCCTTCGATTGGCTCAAGATCTCGATGAGATCGAGGATCCTTACTTTCGATGGGTCTGGTTTCCGTTAGCAGGACTTTCGCTCTTCATGCTCTTGGCGACATTGTGCATTTCCGCTTTGCATCCGCATGGCAGCAATGTGGAACTGTATTTTATGCTTTTTCTCAACATCGGTTTCGTATTCCTGGGGCTGAATCTTCTCCGATTCGTTCGGCGCAAATTTCTAATGATCGCCGACCCGGCATCGATATCGTTATGGAATCCGGAGCAGATTGAGTCCGCTCTAAAATCCTCTAGCGAGTGGCTGAAGTACACGGCATTTGCTTCATTTTTGAGCGGCCTCATGCTCGCCTGCTTCCTGGAGCATCCCCAGTTTTACGTTCTCGCTTTGGTATTATCGAATGGGCCACTTCTACTGGCGGCCAGGGCTTTAAGCCGGTCACGCTCCCCCGGCATTCTTCCCCCCCTTATCGCCATGCTCCCTTTGACCCCGGCAATCGGCCTGGGTTTGCCCCTGGGCATTCAACTCCTGAGAATGCTGTCAAGGCCGGAGGTGAAAGCTTTTTTCGAAGCGAAACGGGCTCCTCAGAATTCGGCTGGAGGTAATCCTTAG
- a CDS encoding MFS transporter, producing MRSTSPQAWLIVGLLIPVALLNYLDRQMLASMQASVMTSIPSIETQANWGLMLGQFKWVYAFLSPVGGFVSDRFGRRLTICGSLFAWSLVTFWTGQVETYNELLWARSLMGVSEAFYIPSALALITEYHPSYTRSRAVGFHQLAIYLGVIAGGFGGYVASDPQLGWRLAFQSCGIIGILYAFPLFLLLKDHQREVTQGNPKHISPLGTLSELLKLRSFILLVFYFTLPAMAGWIVRDWMPAVLKKQFEISEGKAGVSATLYWQMAAILGALLGGWLADRWNRKSIKGRIYASALGTSLLVPAIFGVGNSSSLQMAIAFLIIFGLGWGFFDCNNMPILSQIVRPELRATGYGIMNFVSISCGGLADWGFGWLRDREVPIPIIFSSFASLAIVSVVLVLLIKPSEKYSDRI from the coding sequence ATGCGAAGCACTTCCCCTCAGGCTTGGCTTATCGTCGGATTGCTGATCCCGGTGGCTCTGCTGAACTATCTGGATCGGCAGATGCTTGCTTCCATGCAAGCTTCCGTAATGACTTCGATTCCTTCGATTGAAACTCAGGCGAACTGGGGCCTAATGCTCGGTCAGTTCAAGTGGGTTTACGCATTTCTCAGTCCCGTTGGCGGTTTTGTTTCCGATCGTTTTGGTCGGCGACTGACGATATGCGGAAGTCTATTTGCCTGGTCGCTCGTAACGTTCTGGACTGGCCAGGTGGAGACTTATAACGAACTTCTCTGGGCCCGTTCCTTGATGGGCGTCAGTGAAGCATTTTACATTCCCTCAGCGCTCGCCCTCATAACCGAATATCATCCCAGTTACACCCGTTCTCGGGCCGTTGGTTTCCATCAACTGGCGATCTATCTCGGAGTGATCGCTGGAGGTTTCGGAGGGTATGTTGCATCTGATCCCCAACTCGGTTGGCGACTCGCTTTCCAAAGTTGTGGAATTATCGGAATACTCTATGCATTTCCCTTGTTCCTCCTTTTGAAAGACCACCAACGAGAGGTGACTCAGGGAAATCCGAAACACATCTCTCCTCTGGGAACATTGTCGGAACTGCTAAAGTTGCGCTCATTCATTCTACTGGTCTTCTACTTTACTTTGCCGGCGATGGCGGGGTGGATCGTGCGCGATTGGATGCCGGCCGTATTGAAAAAGCAATTTGAGATTAGTGAGGGAAAAGCGGGGGTCTCCGCCACACTCTATTGGCAAATGGCCGCGATCTTGGGGGCACTCCTAGGTGGCTGGCTGGCCGATCGCTGGAATCGAAAGTCGATTAAGGGACGAATTTACGCGAGTGCTTTGGGAACGAGTCTCCTGGTACCGGCGATTTTCGGTGTGGGCAATTCCAGCTCCCTGCAGATGGCAATCGCCTTCCTGATTATCTTCGGGCTCGGTTGGGGCTTTTTCGATTGCAATAATATGCCAATTCTTTCGCAAATCGTACGACCGGAACTTCGCGCCACCGGCTACGGCATTATGAATTTTGTCAGCATTAGCTGCGGTGGATTGGCCGACTGGGGATTTGGATGGCTGCGAGACAGAGAGGTACCAATTCCTATCATTTTCAGCAGCTTTGCGAGTCTGGCCATTGTTTCAGTAGTTTTGGTCCTACTGATCAAACCCTCTGAAAAATATTCGGATCGGATTTAG